The Candidatus Sysuiplasma jiujiangense genome includes a window with the following:
- a CDS encoding class I SAM-dependent methyltransferase family protein, whose product MMYNKGIRVSLRDAEKAKNVLRSSGLIQRNLEIVRDGEYLIFPVSEFPKHTDGMWEKCFADFSERRPVVGDYRELITGYKGREELLPSSYDVIGTKILIKIPREIRGIESDIGNALLSMHRSVDSVFRDDGVGGKYRTRTVELVAGKGGTETVLTEYGFRFRLDVSKTFFSPRLASERNRVASTIGRNEKILDMFAGVGPFSIYAAAKTVDGSVEAYDINHYAVSYLRENARINKLANITAHRMDSAEISSVGEFDRVIMNLPRGSSGMLVKALSMLAGGGVIDYYELIEDSTLNERCGELEGLMGVRVEDIRKVKTYSAGGSIYHLLLRKYSSAGAIRV is encoded by the coding sequence TTGATGTACAACAAGGGCATTAGAGTATCGCTCAGGGACGCTGAAAAGGCAAAGAATGTTCTTCGCAGCAGTGGACTTATACAGAGGAATCTCGAGATCGTAAGGGATGGAGAGTATCTGATATTTCCCGTGTCAGAATTCCCTAAGCATACCGATGGGATGTGGGAGAAATGCTTTGCCGATTTCTCGGAAAGGAGACCGGTTGTCGGCGATTACAGGGAACTGATTACCGGATATAAGGGCAGAGAGGAACTGCTGCCTTCCTCCTACGACGTCATAGGAACGAAGATACTGATAAAGATACCTCGGGAAATCAGGGGCATTGAAAGCGATATAGGAAATGCCCTCCTTTCTATGCACAGATCGGTCGACAGTGTTTTCAGGGATGACGGAGTAGGTGGAAAATACAGAACAAGAACTGTAGAGCTTGTCGCAGGAAAAGGCGGCACCGAAACAGTGCTGACAGAATACGGCTTCAGGTTCAGGCTTGACGTTTCGAAGACATTCTTCTCCCCCCGCCTTGCATCTGAGCGAAATAGAGTTGCCTCGACGATAGGCAGAAATGAGAAAATACTTGACATGTTTGCTGGCGTGGGCCCGTTTTCGATATATGCCGCGGCCAAAACAGTCGACGGAAGCGTAGAGGCGTATGACATCAATCATTACGCTGTTTCCTACCTCAGGGAAAATGCCAGGATCAACAAACTTGCAAACATAACGGCGCACAGGATGGATTCTGCCGAAATCAGCTCTGTCGGAGAGTTTGACAGGGTTATAATGAATCTGCCCAGGGGATCGTCGGGTATGCTGGTGAAGGCTTTGTCCATGCTTGCCGGTGGCGGCGTAATTGACTACTATGAACTCATAGAAGACAGCACACTTAATGAGAGATGTGGTGAACTCGAAGGGTTAATGGGCGTCAGGGTTGAGGATATCAGGAAGGTAAAGACTTATTCAGCCGGCGGGAGCATATATCATCTGCTTCTCAGGAAATACAGCTCCGCCGGCGCTATTCGAGTCTGA
- a CDS encoding dCTP deaminase, whose translation MCILSDSQIFRLASEGKLIAAGFSEQSLTPNGYDLRVSEVMLPDRSKESAGIARIPSLSRFAVSTIEKVLLPADITAQLWLRSSYARRGIMGSFGKVDAGFSGTLTLSFFNSSSEELMLERGDRITQIVFEKMCGEAERGYGSRSGHYQNQSEIRLE comes from the coding sequence ATGTGTATACTCAGCGATTCACAGATCTTCCGGCTGGCTTCTGAAGGAAAACTCATTGCCGCCGGTTTCAGTGAGCAGTCCCTGACCCCCAACGGATACGACCTCCGCGTCTCTGAAGTCATGCTGCCTGACAGGTCAAAGGAATCCGCAGGGATCGCAAGAATTCCATCCCTCTCCAGATTTGCCGTATCGACGATTGAGAAGGTTCTTCTCCCGGCAGATATCACTGCTCAGCTCTGGCTGCGCAGCAGTTATGCGAGGAGAGGAATAATGGGCAGTTTCGGAAAGGTGGATGCCGGTTTCTCCGGCACTCTCACTCTTTCGTTCTTCAATTCTTCTTCGGAAGAGCTCATGCTTGAGCGGGGGGACAGGATAACCCAGATTGTATTCGAGAAGATGTGCGGTGAGGCGGAAAGAGGCTACGGCAGCCGCTCGGGACATTACCAGAACCAGAGTGAAATCAGACTCGAATAG
- a CDS encoding GTP-binding protein, with protein MIWLNEEIKTKICLVGDNNVGKTSLIRRFVLDTFDDKYTSTIGTKVTKKEVTVKKDNGRDINLSMLIWDIMGQKGFRELLRESYFYGAEGAICVCDVTSRESLEELKYWIKSMESITGHIPMIFIGNKCDLTDKATVTKQDLEKVATSYGSPAMVTSAKTGEGVENAFMRLASMLTSRK; from the coding sequence GTGATTTGGCTGAACGAGGAAATTAAGACAAAGATTTGTCTGGTCGGGGACAACAATGTCGGCAAGACGAGTCTGATCAGGCGATTCGTACTGGATACATTTGACGACAAGTACACTTCCACAATAGGCACCAAGGTCACGAAGAAGGAGGTTACCGTCAAGAAGGACAACGGCCGGGATATAAATCTTTCAATGCTCATATGGGATATAATGGGTCAGAAGGGGTTCAGGGAACTCCTGCGCGAATCTTATTTCTATGGTGCTGAAGGGGCCATTTGTGTTTGTGATGTTACAAGCAGGGAATCGCTTGAGGAGCTGAAATACTGGATAAAGTCGATGGAGAGCATAACCGGCCACATACCGATGATTTTCATTGGCAACAAGTGCGATCTCACGGACAAGGCCACAGTGACAAAACAGGATCTGGAAAAGGTTGCAACTTCATATGGCTCGCCGGCAATGGTCACCAGTGCCAAAACGGGCGAAGGTGTGGAGAACGCGTTCATGCGGCTGGCTTCTATGCTGACATCAAGAAAGTAG
- a CDS encoding enoyl-CoA hydratase/isomerase family protein — MSFVSYEDLIVEKTDAILLLKLNRPNVLNALNFRLVGHIAETMRAADKDDGVKVIVLSGNGKAFSAGADVADMSGKSFVSFEHEDDFSVWDDMLRCRKPVIAAVEGYALGGGCELAMSCDIIVSSEGAKFGQPEINLGIIPGAGGTQRLTRAIGRYSAMRYILTGELFTAQDAQKMGLISSLVPDGKALEEAIRIAKVISQKSLIPIMLAKEAVNASQEQGLQQGLRYERQLFYALFSTEDRKEGMEAFLKKRKASFSDR; from the coding sequence ATGTCCTTTGTCTCATACGAAGATCTTATAGTGGAAAAAACAGACGCCATTCTCTTGCTCAAACTGAACAGGCCGAACGTGCTCAACGCATTGAACTTCAGACTTGTGGGCCACATTGCTGAAACAATGAGGGCCGCTGACAAAGATGACGGAGTAAAGGTAATTGTGCTTAGCGGAAACGGAAAGGCATTTTCGGCAGGTGCGGACGTTGCCGACATGTCGGGCAAGAGTTTTGTCTCCTTCGAGCATGAAGATGATTTTTCGGTCTGGGATGATATGCTACGCTGCCGCAAGCCAGTCATAGCGGCTGTTGAGGGTTATGCACTTGGGGGCGGATGTGAACTCGCTATGTCATGCGATATCATAGTTTCATCCGAAGGTGCCAAGTTTGGCCAGCCTGAAATAAATCTCGGCATTATTCCCGGAGCTGGGGGTACCCAGCGTCTGACCAGGGCAATAGGAAGATACAGTGCCATGAGGTACATACTTACCGGGGAGCTTTTCACCGCCCAGGATGCACAGAAAATGGGACTCATAAGCTCCCTCGTTCCGGATGGGAAGGCGCTCGAAGAGGCAATCAGGATTGCAAAAGTCATATCGCAGAAATCACTGATACCTATTATGCTGGCCAAGGAGGCGGTCAATGCATCACAGGAGCAGGGACTTCAGCAGGGGCTGAGATATGAAAGACAGCTCTTTTACGCACTATTCTCCACTGAGGACAGAAAGGAAGGAATGGAAGCGTTCCTGAAAAAGAGAAAGGCCAGCTTCTCGGACAGGTGA
- a CDS encoding amidohydrolase — MPSIIDEAREIEDELIETRRKLHENPELSYHEEETSYLISSKLRSLGIKHKTGVGGYGVVGLIEGREKGPCIGLRADMDALPLEELADIPFRSRKSGIMHACGHDTHVAMLLGAAALIMRHRDHLKGTVKLIFQPAEEHGGLGGAEPMIRAGTMDNPKVDYVFGLHISSQYPSGTIALRPGPIMAAPDSFRIRIIGKGGHGSSPHETIDPLYTAAELVSALYGIRSRMIDPVEPFALSVCSFHSGTKDNIIPDDALLEGTVRTFDRITRRRAKSLVEHISKSVCTSTGAKCEVKFIENAYPVTENDPSATRRAEAILRELKGIRVVEARQIMGGEDFSRFLQRAPGTFYFLGTGNRKKGCVYPNHSSMFKVDEAVLKLGTASLAQIAMTFGSG, encoded by the coding sequence ATGCCTTCAATAATTGACGAAGCGCGTGAGATCGAAGATGAACTAATTGAAACAAGGCGTAAACTTCATGAAAATCCGGAACTCTCTTATCATGAGGAGGAAACATCCTATCTCATTTCATCAAAACTCCGCTCCCTTGGAATTAAACACAAGACAGGCGTAGGCGGCTACGGTGTCGTAGGTCTAATAGAAGGACGTGAAAAGGGACCATGCATAGGCCTCAGGGCGGATATGGACGCACTCCCTCTAGAAGAGCTGGCTGACATACCCTTCAGATCGCGGAAGTCCGGAATAATGCATGCATGCGGTCATGATACCCACGTAGCCATGCTTCTCGGCGCTGCCGCACTTATCATGCGCCATCGTGACCATCTCAAGGGGACAGTTAAACTTATTTTCCAGCCGGCAGAAGAGCACGGCGGTTTAGGCGGAGCAGAACCAATGATAAGGGCGGGTACGATGGATAACCCGAAAGTGGATTATGTCTTCGGCCTCCATATAAGCTCGCAGTACCCCTCCGGCACCATAGCGCTCCGACCCGGGCCCATAATGGCAGCGCCGGACTCGTTCAGGATCAGGATTATCGGGAAGGGGGGCCACGGCTCCTCACCTCATGAAACGATTGATCCCTTGTATACAGCCGCCGAACTGGTTTCGGCTCTTTACGGGATTCGTTCACGAATGATAGACCCTGTCGAGCCATTTGCTCTCTCCGTATGCAGTTTCCATTCCGGAACAAAGGACAACATCATACCTGACGATGCACTTCTTGAAGGTACAGTGAGAACATTCGACAGGATTACCAGAAGAAGGGCAAAATCATTGGTGGAACACATCTCAAAGTCTGTCTGTACTTCAACAGGTGCAAAGTGCGAGGTGAAATTTATTGAAAATGCTTATCCAGTGACTGAGAACGACCCCTCCGCAACCAGGAGGGCGGAGGCAATACTCAGGGAGCTGAAGGGCATCCGTGTGGTTGAAGCGCGACAGATCATGGGAGGAGAGGATTTCTCCCGTTTCCTTCAGAGGGCCCCCGGAACCTTCTACTTTCTGGGTACGGGTAACAGGAAGAAGGGATGCGTCTATCCAAACCACAGCTCGATGTTCAAGGTCGATGAAGCGGTCCTGAAACTTGGAACTGCCTCGCTTGCACAGATTGCCATGACTTTTGGCTCAGGGTGA
- the gcvH gene encoding glycine cleavage system protein GcvH produces the protein MSNVPEKLLYTATHEWLKREGKNYKIGITDHAQSELTDVVFVEFEKKGKKVKKGDVVANVESVKTVSEIYAPVSGTVTELNEELTKSPENINRDPYGEGWFVIIEPDAETDSAELLSPAAYRKAIGE, from the coding sequence ATGAGCAATGTTCCTGAAAAACTGCTTTACACTGCAACACACGAATGGCTGAAAAGGGAAGGAAAGAACTATAAGATCGGCATAACCGATCATGCCCAATCCGAGCTCACTGACGTTGTTTTTGTTGAGTTTGAAAAGAAAGGAAAAAAGGTAAAGAAGGGCGATGTTGTCGCAAATGTCGAATCTGTCAAAACAGTTTCTGAAATTTATGCACCGGTAAGCGGAACTGTAACTGAGTTAAATGAGGAATTGACAAAATCGCCCGAAAACATCAACAGGGACCCCTACGGGGAGGGCTGGTTCGTTATAATAGAACCTGACGCAGAAACGGATTCCGCGGAACTTCTTTCACCTGCAGCCTACAGGAAGGCAATTGGTGAATAA
- a CDS encoding nucleoside phosphorylase, whose amino-acid sequence MARQIITGITEKEGARYALICGDPERVPKIASKLSSAKNIMRVREYNIMAGTLEGEKAVVASTGIGGPSTAILMEELANTGTDTFIRVGTSGGIANGLTKGDLVITTGAYRKDGTSRSYVPDTFPALAHTDIISALTAAAKKLGLRYQSGLTLSVDGFYSENKIIDKGIIKSMSHLGFALSGTENSLGDAKKLGVKNIEMEMGTVLTLTTLWGIRGGGVCLVSDVAPWHYTEDVIDPETGMENCIAVGIEATRNIIRSDRK is encoded by the coding sequence ATGGCAAGGCAGATAATAACCGGTATCACGGAAAAAGAAGGAGCGAGATATGCGCTTATCTGCGGCGACCCGGAGAGGGTTCCGAAGATTGCTTCAAAACTCTCTTCCGCGAAAAATATCATGCGCGTACGGGAGTACAACATAATGGCAGGAACGCTTGAAGGTGAAAAGGCGGTTGTTGCATCCACGGGGATTGGCGGGCCATCTACCGCGATCCTGATGGAGGAACTGGCCAATACAGGCACTGACACTTTCATCAGGGTTGGGACCTCGGGTGGCATCGCCAACGGACTCACAAAGGGAGATCTTGTCATAACAACAGGAGCTTACAGAAAGGACGGAACGAGCAGAAGCTATGTTCCAGACACTTTCCCGGCTCTTGCACACACGGATATTATATCAGCTCTGACGGCAGCGGCAAAAAAATTAGGACTGCGTTATCAGTCTGGTCTTACGCTTTCGGTTGACGGTTTCTATTCTGAAAATAAAATAATTGATAAGGGCATCATAAAATCCATGTCCCATCTCGGTTTCGCTCTTTCAGGAACCGAAAACAGTCTTGGGGATGCAAAAAAACTGGGTGTGAAAAATATAGAGATGGAGATGGGGACGGTTCTGACATTAACCACACTCTGGGGGATCCGTGGAGGAGGAGTATGCCTTGTTTCAGATGTTGCACCTTGGCACTATACCGAAGATGTCATCGACCCGGAAACAGGGATGGAAAACTGCATAGCTGTCGGTATAGAGGCAACGAGGAATATTATTCGCTCTGACAGGAAATAG
- a CDS encoding proline iminopeptidase-family hydrolase, whose product MNSSGGRITVRGFNIYFRYFKADNAGGKRKGTVVCLHGGPGATHDYLLPMTDLVSEGYEVLLYDQLGCGKSELPKNIALFTIENGVEELEELRRKLKLGKIHLMGSSYGGLLAIAYALKYQKNLRSIITEGGVASVPLASSEMQRLKRLLPASIRTVLEKYENSGEYTNPEYLRAVEVFYRRHVCRLKEWPAELVYSLEHISAPVYNTMNGPNEFTIIGNIRYWDVSGSLHGIGVPAFVTGGKYDEVTPAVAKHIHDGIPDSVLKIFPNSSHLPMWEEREKFLSAVSGFLDSTC is encoded by the coding sequence ATGAATAGTTCGGGGGGAAGAATCACTGTACGCGGCTTCAATATCTATTTTAGATACTTCAAAGCGGATAATGCCGGCGGTAAGCGGAAGGGGACGGTAGTCTGTCTGCACGGCGGACCCGGTGCAACACACGATTATCTGCTTCCTATGACTGACCTTGTTTCAGAAGGATATGAAGTTTTGCTGTATGATCAGCTGGGATGCGGAAAATCAGAGCTCCCGAAAAATATCGCACTGTTTACAATCGAGAACGGTGTCGAGGAGCTTGAGGAGCTGAGACGTAAGTTGAAACTCGGCAAGATACATCTTATGGGTTCAAGTTACGGTGGACTTCTGGCCATCGCATACGCACTCAAGTATCAAAAAAATCTCAGGAGTATTATCACCGAAGGCGGGGTTGCCAGTGTACCACTTGCAAGCAGTGAAATGCAGCGTCTGAAGCGACTTCTCCCAGCCTCTATCAGAACGGTGCTTGAAAAATATGAAAACAGCGGTGAGTATACCAATCCAGAATATCTCAGGGCCGTGGAAGTGTTTTACAGGCGGCACGTATGCCGTCTCAAAGAATGGCCGGCCGAGCTTGTTTATTCGCTGGAGCACATAAGCGCTCCGGTTTACAATACTATGAACGGACCGAATGAATTTACAATAATAGGGAACATACGCTACTGGGACGTTTCGGGCAGCCTTCATGGCATCGGGGTGCCAGCATTTGTCACCGGCGGAAAGTACGACGAAGTAACTCCGGCGGTGGCGAAACACATACACGACGGCATACCCGATTCAGTCCTGAAAATATTTCCAAACAGTTCACATCTTCCAATGTGGGAAGAGAGAGAAAAATTCCTCTCAGCTGTATCCGGTTTCCTGGACTCCACGTGCTGA
- the trpA gene encoding tryptophan synthase subunit alpha, which produces MTLISETFSRAGDENRSVLISYVMGGDPDPVSFIEYARAVASVSDIVEVGIPFSDPIADGPTIQAASVRALGSHTRVGTVFEACSEISKRAPVAVMCYYNTIHRMGEKMFVSQMLAAGVSGVIVPDLPYEEGTALRRECHSGGIDSILLASPATGNVRAAKIARYTSGFLYVISRYGVTGEQSSLSGQVIPMISKYRKISDKPIAIGFGISSPDQVKTIASAGADGVVVGSAIVSRIGKGEKASDISDFVASLKKGTVRS; this is translated from the coding sequence ATGACACTTATTTCAGAGACATTCTCCAGGGCGGGCGATGAAAACAGGTCGGTACTCATCTCATATGTGATGGGGGGCGACCCTGATCCCGTTTCATTCATTGAATATGCCAGGGCAGTTGCGTCCGTGTCTGATATAGTGGAAGTGGGAATACCATTTTCGGATCCCATAGCGGACGGTCCAACGATACAGGCCGCGTCAGTCAGGGCGCTAGGCAGCCACACAAGGGTGGGAACTGTCTTCGAGGCATGTTCCGAAATTTCAAAGCGGGCACCTGTCGCTGTCATGTGCTATTACAACACGATTCACCGGATGGGCGAAAAGATGTTCGTGTCCCAGATGCTGGCCGCAGGCGTAAGCGGTGTTATCGTTCCGGATCTGCCTTACGAAGAAGGCACCGCGCTCAGGCGGGAATGCCATTCAGGCGGAATAGACAGTATACTGCTTGCATCCCCGGCTACGGGCAACGTGAGAGCAGCGAAAATAGCCCGATATACATCCGGATTTCTCTATGTTATAAGCAGGTACGGTGTCACCGGAGAGCAGTCTTCGCTGTCCGGTCAGGTAATTCCGATGATTTCTAAATACAGAAAGATCTCAGACAAGCCGATCGCCATAGGTTTCGGCATATCCTCGCCGGATCAGGTGAAAACGATAGCGTCCGCCGGTGCAGACGGTGTGGTTGTCGGGAGCGCGATAGTTTCAAGGATCGGTAAGGGAGAGAAAGCGTCAGATATATCGGATTTCGTCGCATCTCTGAAAAAAGGAACGGTACGCTCATGA
- the trpB gene encoding tryptophan synthase subunit beta — protein MPKGWFGEFGGRYVPETLVTALDELEKAYRKFRHDSEFRSKLSYYYANFGGRPTPLYFAERMTDYAGGAKIYLKREDLLHGGAHKFNNVMGQALLTQAMGKTRIIAETGAGQHGVAAAIAGAALGIRTEIYMGRKDTERQRLNLIRMNILGARVHTVESGSMTLKDAINEALRDWVTNIEDTHYLLGSAVGPHPYPTIVRDFQSVIGKEIRKQSLSAEGRLPDMIVACVGGGSNAIGAFYPFLKDNSVSLLGAQAGGEGIGTGKHSAPLIAGSTGVLHGSRSRILQDEDGQIMETSSISAGLDYPSVGPEHAFLQQTGRARYVAVTDAQALEGFSLLSKLEGIIPALESAHAVYAGVEEARRMPKDAVIVINLSGRGDKDVETAAARLGVVP, from the coding sequence ATGCCTAAAGGTTGGTTTGGTGAGTTCGGTGGAAGGTACGTGCCTGAAACGCTTGTAACTGCGCTCGATGAACTGGAAAAAGCATACCGCAAATTCAGGCATGACAGCGAATTTCGCTCGAAACTCAGCTACTATTATGCCAATTTCGGCGGAAGACCTACACCACTCTATTTTGCGGAAAGGATGACCGATTATGCCGGAGGCGCGAAGATATATCTCAAGAGGGAAGATCTGCTGCATGGGGGAGCCCATAAATTCAATAATGTCATGGGACAGGCACTGCTTACCCAGGCGATGGGAAAGACCAGAATAATTGCTGAAACCGGGGCGGGGCAGCATGGCGTTGCCGCTGCCATAGCCGGTGCCGCTCTCGGCATCAGAACCGAAATATACATGGGCAGAAAAGACACCGAAAGACAGAGACTGAATCTCATACGCATGAACATACTCGGTGCCAGGGTGCATACCGTCGAATCCGGTTCGATGACACTCAAAGATGCAATAAACGAAGCCCTTCGCGACTGGGTAACAAACATCGAGGATACGCACTATCTGCTTGGAAGCGCTGTCGGCCCTCATCCGTATCCGACGATAGTAAGAGATTTTCAGAGCGTAATAGGCAAAGAGATTAGGAAACAGTCGCTTTCTGCCGAAGGCCGTCTTCCCGACATGATTGTCGCATGCGTCGGCGGTGGCAGCAACGCTATCGGTGCGTTCTACCCGTTCCTGAAGGATAACAGTGTTTCCCTGCTTGGCGCCCAGGCGGGCGGAGAAGGCATCGGGACAGGAAAGCACTCCGCCCCCCTGATAGCCGGCAGCACGGGAGTCCTTCACGGTTCGAGAAGCAGAATCCTTCAGGATGAGGACGGGCAGATCATGGAAACTTCAAGCATAAGCGCCGGACTTGATTATCCTTCTGTAGGACCGGAACATGCATTTCTTCAGCAGACCGGCAGGGCAAGGTATGTTGCCGTCACAGATGCCCAGGCGCTCGAAGGCTTCAGCCTCCTTTCGAAGCTCGAAGGAATAATACCTGCGCTCGAATCCGCCCATGCTGTTTACGCGGGCGTCGAAGAAGCAAGACGCATGCCGAAGGATGCAGTCATTGTAATCAATCTGAGCGGCAGGGGTGACAAGGATGTCGAGACCGCGGCCGCCCGTCTGGGAGTGGTGCCATGA
- a CDS encoding phosphoribosylanthranilate isomerase, producing the protein MKICGNRSSADVGACRTADYIGFIIEVSDSHRSVTVEEAKPLFKLASDFAKTVAVVRSPEAKLLERIDRLLHPDYIQVHTLLSGEEIIHLRNTISSGLICLIAPDSNRIDEAAVIASASDMVIADTFSGGTSGGTGRVHDWNVTSAIRERIHPARLMLSGGLNEKNVANAVSMVKPAAVDVSSGVESRGAKSRDLVRRFIARARENYNA; encoded by the coding sequence GTGAAGATTTGCGGAAACCGATCAAGCGCCGATGTCGGCGCATGCAGAACTGCCGATTACATCGGCTTCATAATCGAGGTAAGCGATTCCCACAGGTCAGTCACCGTTGAAGAAGCGAAGCCTCTCTTCAAACTTGCATCAGACTTTGCAAAGACAGTCGCGGTTGTCCGTTCACCTGAGGCGAAGTTGCTGGAACGTATTGACCGGCTCCTTCATCCGGATTACATCCAGGTGCACACGCTTCTGTCCGGTGAGGAAATAATTCATCTGAGGAACACGATTTCGTCCGGCCTGATATGCCTAATTGCTCCGGACAGCAACCGGATTGATGAAGCAGCGGTTATAGCTTCCGCATCGGACATGGTTATTGCGGATACCTTTTCCGGCGGGACAAGCGGCGGAACGGGCAGAGTTCATGACTGGAACGTCACTTCTGCGATAAGGGAAAGAATACATCCTGCCAGGCTCATGCTTTCCGGCGGACTGAATGAGAAAAACGTCGCTAATGCAGTATCTATGGTGAAACCCGCTGCAGTAGATGTTTCGTCCGGCGTGGAAAGCCGGGGTGCAAAATCTAGAGATCTGGTCAGACGGTTTATTGCAAGGGCAAGGGAGAATTACAATGCCTAA
- a CDS encoding indole-3-glycerol-phosphate synthase gives MDELDGFIENAFSLVMSGYYMVRGERTRKMHSLKSSMKDPGNIPVITEFKRKTPSVRELSSDVDLNQRLADFVSAGVCGLSILTEPHRFDGSIDNLRKASSYDLPVLMKDFVIATDQIDAAYASGADAVLLIMEIFEHTRFNIDVLMESAHSYGMEVVIEVNSTEQFEKAKETDAEIIGINNRNLRTLQLEEGRSERILSSCSKDRPVIGMSGIRSAERVKSILAAGADAVLVGTSVMGGDTGLLKSIREVLLQRRR, from the coding sequence ATGGATGAACTTGACGGTTTCATTGAAAACGCGTTTTCGCTCGTCATGTCGGGCTACTACATGGTACGCGGCGAGAGGACAAGAAAAATGCATTCACTGAAATCCTCCATGAAGGATCCGGGCAATATCCCCGTTATCACAGAATTCAAGAGAAAGACACCTTCCGTCAGGGAACTGTCGAGCGACGTGGATCTGAATCAGAGGCTTGCCGATTTTGTTTCCGCGGGTGTCTGCGGTCTTTCGATCCTCACAGAGCCGCACCGGTTTGACGGCTCTATTGATAATCTGAGGAAAGCATCATCATATGATCTGCCTGTGCTGATGAAAGACTTTGTAATAGCCACGGATCAGATTGATGCAGCGTACGCTTCCGGTGCGGATGCGGTGCTGCTCATCATGGAAATATTCGAACATACGAGATTCAATATTGACGTTCTCATGGAAAGCGCGCATTCCTACGGTATGGAAGTGGTCATCGAGGTAAATTCTACAGAACAGTTCGAGAAGGCCAAGGAAACGGATGCTGAAATTATAGGAATCAATAACAGGAACCTGCGTACCCTTCAGCTTGAGGAAGGCAGGAGTGAGAGAATACTCTCGTCATGCAGCAAGGACAGGCCAGTCATCGGCATGAGCGGAATAAGAAGTGCGGAAAGGGTGAAATCCATTCTTGCTGCGGGCGCAGACGCCGTGCTTGTCGGAACTTCCGTCATGGGCGGAGACACAGGGTTGCTCAAAAGCATCAGGGAGGTGTTACTGCAACGACGGAGGTGA
- the trpD gene encoding anthranilate phosphoribosyltransferase, translating into MKEILRKLADGRNLTDSEARDAATEIMEGRATEAEMASFLTALRMKGETAEEIASIASVMREKCSRVRAPRGTIDLCGTGGAPVKTFNVSTISSFVVASAGIPVAKHGNRSFTSRSGSADLLEKLGANINIEPKTAEKMLSQCGITFLFAPEYHPATKNVAAVRRALSFRTVFNLIGPLTNPAGVSRQVLGVFSDQYQEKLATALMLLGSERAMVVHGGIGLDEISPRGRTAVMEVRNGVIEKYEIEGSDYSRFGTGIWEPVAVADSAGSADFAARVLDNRAGEGERSIVLLNSAAGLYVSGKCGSIEQGMERALESIESGRALAKLREFISLSREATGGAGNG; encoded by the coding sequence ATGAAGGAAATACTCAGGAAGCTGGCTGACGGCAGGAATCTGACGGACAGTGAGGCCAGGGACGCTGCAACGGAGATAATGGAGGGGAGAGCCACAGAGGCGGAAATGGCTTCCTTCCTTACTGCCCTGAGGATGAAGGGCGAGACAGCCGAGGAGATAGCATCAATCGCTTCGGTAATGAGAGAGAAGTGCAGCAGAGTCAGAGCGCCGCGGGGCACAATAGATCTCTGCGGCACCGGTGGCGCGCCCGTCAAAACATTCAATGTATCCACCATCAGCTCATTTGTTGTCGCCTCGGCGGGTATCCCGGTTGCAAAACATGGAAACAGATCTTTCACAAGCAGGTCCGGCAGCGCAGATCTTCTGGAAAAGCTTGGAGCCAACATCAACATTGAGCCGAAAACTGCTGAAAAGATGCTATCGCAGTGCGGCATCACGTTCCTTTTTGCGCCTGAATACCATCCTGCAACAAAAAATGTGGCTGCGGTACGCAGGGCGCTGAGTTTCAGAACGGTTTTCAACTTGATAGGCCCGCTTACAAACCCTGCCGGTGTGAGCAGACAGGTACTGGGAGTATTCTCCGATCAATACCAGGAGAAGCTGGCCACAGCCCTTATGCTGCTGGGCAGCGAGAGAGCAATGGTCGTACATGGCGGCATCGGCCTGGATGAAATTTCTCCGCGCGGCAGAACTGCAGTAATGGAAGTCAGGAATGGAGTCATCGAAAAATACGAAATCGAAGGAAGCGATTACAGCCGGTTCGGTACCGGCATATGGGAACCCGTTGCAGTAGCAGATTCCGCCGGGAGCGCGGATTTTGCAGCAAGGGTACTGGACAACCGTGCAGGCGAAGGCGAAAGGAGTATCGTCCTGCTGAACTCGGCTGCAGGACTCTATGTTTCCGGCAAATGCGGCTCGATTGAACAGGGTATGGAAAGGGCGCTCGAATCTATAGAGAGCGGAAGAGCACTCGCAAAGCTCCGGGAATTCATATCACTCAGCAGAGAAGCAACCGGGGGCGCCGGAAATGGATGA